A portion of the Drosophila sechellia strain sech25 chromosome 2R, ASM438219v1, whole genome shotgun sequence genome contains these proteins:
- the LOC6615349 gene encoding kinase D-interacting substrate of 220 kDa isoform X6 — MPKDGHSRKPQKRASIAEETPVSDSTTPATTASPSSPSRTAGHSTIGALVSNLHHHDIQSLHQPLLESEERVIVAVNHRNPRQPHRSYGTERKPHSSLPRFVINIEEETDAAVAAAEGKGSPAPNQEHEEHSNQSPSRRFSHFNLALRRFSHSHAHNINRFGDSMGSLGHRALLQYIDNNDISGLRAILDSRHLTIDDRDENATTVLMVVAGRGLTAFVREFLARGADVQAEDLDNWTALLCASRNGHLDVVQLLLDHGAEVEHRDMGGWTSLMWAAYRGHTELVRLLLDKGADGNAHGNYHLGALLWAAGRGYKDIVELLVQRGAKVNVGDKYGTTALVWACRRGNVEIVDTLLKAGANVDTAGMYSWTPLLVAAAGGHTDCVSSILEKKPNVNALDKDGMTALCIASREGFQDIAASLIAAGAYINIQDRGADTPLIHAVKAGHRTVVEALLKKHADVDIQGKDRKTAIYTAVEKGHTPIVKLLLATNPDLESATKDGDTPLLRAVRNRNLEIVHLLLDRKAKVTASDKRGDTCLHIAMRARSKTIVEALLRNPKHSQLLYRANKAGETPYNIDSLHQKTILGQVFGARRLNTNEDSEGMLGYELYSSALADVLSEPTLTTPITVGLYAKWGSGKSFLLNKLRDEMNNFARQWAEPPIRTSGLPFIVCLHVALLIGTIVGLSTWSAVVGVSSAVGFLLLAYLLLAAVRYCNYQMDMQWAYSVQHGLEKRMTRLRLILQVAFCHPPGPQSDSQAKPVRFHFAEANSASPTGDGAVAHMLAALLDAIESHYGWLATRLYRAFRPKCLKVDVGWRWRRMCCIPIVLIFEFALVTVVTGISLTVAYFTFADEKDKEQLLVALYVIAAVMGTLICTHLHVLAKVFVSLFTSHIRVLKRAVRSSESAPLTMLGAEVAVMTDMVKCLDAFTNQQSRLVGVIDALDSCDTERILTLLNAVQTLLSSPNRPFVLLISVDPHVIAKAAEANSRRLFTEGGIGGHDFLRNLVHLPVYLQNSGLRKVQRAQMTALLFKRSGGGDYQTDDGPTLGHSVSARRLSNASEIISSQEKLRGPARGGGGKKLRLSESVASSTGSNLHRLGQNPQTVLDLSRIVLTDDYFSDVNPRSMRRLMNVIYITVRLLKAFQIEFSWYRLSSWINLTEQWPLRASMIVLHHDQFMDGNADESVSLQSVYEKLRPKLAYLREAAPLLELDRDERKLDAFLQLHKSDLLVADLRIFLPFTINLDPYLRKVLKEDQQTIEDEGSLVIQARPSVSNTMRQFPAPTTYVPSPQAYPPYQMFQNEYPANELRSRNLSTSTEPVTPLINSPSDSFGDDILQTKLTDLTVEGVISLLDRIEDMKPALPKLAPVLRENAINGRVLKHCDMPDLKSVLGLSFGHWELFRLLITTLRECERLPRKQQRQQQQPGALEAPSTVPMIKDVTDALMQPPRESLSRKNSVSHMEKQSKVHDYEYLQVTLEEQMICGTLQTLNEEAYEDVASSERPSPTELDTPTAGAAMTTPLLGASGSVPAPPGRESILKQQGSVKADKRVSIQQTATSNNNNNNSTKLTPNVEYVSERQPEVQGAGKRLTTKPPPGPRPASLIITRNDSNSQFQLLRSSSVDYDDVEAQDHRTTIRTTLLEQQEEEESAPFVFTVRK; from the exons ATGCCGAAAGATGGTCACTCACGTAAGCCACAAAAGAGGGCGTCCATCGCAGAGGAAACTCCGGTCTCCGATTCCACAACTCCAGCCACAACAGCATCACCCAGCTCACCCAGCAGAACCGCTGGCCACTCCACCATCGGTGCTCTGGTCAGCAACCTGCACCACCATGACATTCAGTCCCTGCACCAACCACTGCTGGAGAGCGAGGAGCGGGTGATAGTCGCGGTTAACCACAGAAATCCCCGCCAGCCACATCGGAGTTATGGGACCGAGCGGAAGCCGCACAGTTCCCTGCCCCGTTTCGTGATCAACATCGAGGAGGAGACGGATGCAGCGGTTGCTGCGGCTGAGGGAAAGGGCAGTCCCGCTCCCAACCAGGAGCACGAGGAGCACTCCAACCAGAGTCCTTCCCGCCGTTTCAGTCACTTCAATCTGGCCCTGCGTCGCTTCTCCCACAGCCATGCCCAC AACATAAATCGCTTCGGAGACTCCATGGGTTCGCTGGGACATCGTGCCTTGTTGCAGTACATCGATAATAATGATATATCCGGTCTGCGCGCCATTTTGGACAGCCGACATCTTACCATCGACGATCGGGACGAG AATGCCACCACGGTGTTGATGGTAGTTGCTGGACGAGGCTTGACTGCCTTTGTTCGCGAGTTCCTGGCCCGTGGTGCCGATGTTCAAGCGGAGGATCTGGACAACTGGACGGCACTGCTGTGTGCCTCCCGCAACGGGCACTTAGATGTTGTCCAACTGCTGCTGGACCATGGCGCTGAAGTGGAGCATCGCGATATG GGTGGCTGGACCAGTTTGATGTGGGCGGCTTATCGCGGACACACGGAGCTGGTGCGCCTGCTGCTGGACAAGGGAGCCGATGGCAATGCCCATGGTAACTACCACCTGGGCGCCCTTTTGTGGGCGGCGGGCCGTGGCTACAAGGACATCGTGGAGCTGCTGGTGCAACGCGGCGCTAAAGTGAACGTGGGTGATAAGTACGGAACCACAGCCCTGGTGTGGGCATGCCGGCGCGGAAACGTGGAGATTGTGGATACTTTACTTAAGGCTGGAGCCAATGTGGACACCGCTGGCATGTATTCATGGACGCCACTGCTCGTTGCGGCCGCCGGAGGCCATACAGATTGCGTTAGTTCCATTCTCGAGAAGAAACCAAATGTAAATGCCTTGGACAAGGATGGAATGACTGCCCTGTGCATAGCGAGTCGAGAGGGTTTCCAGGATATTGCCGCCTCCCTTATTGCGGCTGGTGCCTACATAAATATCCAAGATCGCGGAGCAGATACACCGCTCATCCATGCCGTTAAAGCAGGACATCGAACTGTGGTGGAGGCTTTGCTCAAGAAACATGCCGATGTGGATATACAGGGAAAGGATCGCAAAACGGCCATTTACACCGCGGTGGAGAAAGGACATACGCCGATTGTTAAGCTCCTGTTGGCCACCAATCCCGACCTGGAATCCGCCACCAAGGATGGCGACACTCCGTTGCTGAGAGCTGTCAGAAATCGCAACTTGGAGATTGTGCACTTGTTGCTAGATCGAAAGGCCAAGGTGACCGCTAGCGATAAAAGGGGCGACACCTGCCTGCACATCGCAATGCGGGCGAGGAGCAAGACAATTGTGGAGGCCCTCCTGCGTAATCCCAAGCACAGTCAGCTTTTGTATAGAGCCAACAAAGCTGGGGAAACGCCCTACAACATTGACTCTCTACACCAGAAGACCATATTGGGTCAAGTGTTTGGCGCCAGACGCCTGAACACCAACGAGGACTCCGAGGGAATGCTGGGCTACGAACTGTACTCCTCGGCCTTGGCGGATGTGCTCAGTGAGCCGACATTAACCACTCCCATTACCGTTGGACTCTACGCCAAATGGGGCAGTGGAAAGAGTTTCCTGCTAAATAAGCTGCGCGACGAGATGAACAACTTTGCGCGCCAGTGGGCGGAACCACCGATTCGAACCAGTGGACTGCCCTTCATCGTCTGTCTTCATGTGGCATTGCTCATTGGAACTATTGTAGGACTGAGCACCTGGTCAGCGGTTGTGGGCGTGTCGTCGGCCGTCGGCTTCTTGCTGCTCGCCTATCTGCTCCTGGCAGCTGTTAGATACTGCAATTACCAGATGGACATGCAGTGGGCCTACTCTGTGCAACACGGTCTGGAGAAGAGAATGACGAGATTGCGCTTGATACTTCAGGTGGCCTTTTGCCATCCCCCGGGACCCCAATCGGATTCACAGGCAAAGCCCGTTCGATTTCACTTTGCGGAGGCCAACAGCGCTTCGCCCACAGGTGATGGAGCAGTGGCTCATATGCTGGCCGCTCTCTTAGATGCTATAGAATCTCACTACGGATGGCTGGCCACGCGATTGTACAGAGCCTTCCGTCCAAAGTGCTTGAAAGTGGATGTTGGCTGGCGTTGGCGACGCATGTGCTGCATACCAATCGTTTTGATCTTTGAATTTGCTCTTGTCACCGTGGTTACTGGCATCTCTCTTACCGTGGCATACTTCACGTTTGCCGATGAGAAAGATAAGGAACAGCTATTGGTGGCTCTCTATGTAATTGCTGCCGTGATGGGCACGCTGATCTGTACGCATCTCCATGTCCTGGCCAAGGTGTTTGTATCCCTGTTCACCTCCCACATCCGAGTACTAAAAAGGGCAGTTCGGTCCAGTGAGTCGGCTCCATTGACTATGCTGGGTGCCGAGGTGGCCGTGATGACGGACATGGTCAAGTGCCTCGATGCATTCACCAATCAGCAGAGCCGCTTAGTTGGTGTGATCGATGCCTTGGATTCCTGCGATACGGAGAGGATTCTCACTCTTCTGAATGCGGTGCAAACGCTTCTATCTTCACCTAACCGACCATTTGTTTTGCTCATTTCTGTGGATCCCCATGTCATAGCCAAAGCAGCGGAGGCTAATAGTCGACGACTCTTCACGGAGGGCGGAATCGGAGGACATGACTTCCTGAGAAACTTGGTGCATCTGCCTGTTTATCTGCAAAACTCCGGACTGAGAAAGGTGCAACGAGCCCAGATGACAGCACTGCTCTTCAAGAGAAGTGGCGGAGGAGATTACCAGACAGACGATGGACCCACATTGGGTCACTCTGTATCCGCTCGCCGACTGTCCAACGCCTCTGAGATAATCTCCAGTCAGGAGAAGCTGCGCGGACCCGCCAGAGGTGGTGGTGGAAAGAAGCTGCGTCTCTCCGAATCCGTAGCCAGTTCTACTGGTTCCAATCTCCATCGCCTGGGTCAGAATCCCCAGACCGTGCTCGATCTATCGCGCATTGTGCTCACGGATGATTACTTCAGCGATGTGAATCCACGAAGTATGCGTCGCCTGATGAACGTGATCTACATCACGGTGCGCTTGCTCAAGGCCTTCCAAATTGAGTTTAGCTGGTATCGCCTGAGTTCCTGGATCAATCTGACTGAGCAGTGGCCCTTGAGAGCAAGTATGATAGTGCTGCATCACGATCAGTTCATGGACGGCAATGCAGATGAGAGTGTATCGCTGCAAAGTGTTTACGAGAA ATTGCGACCCAAACTCGCTTACTTGCGAGAAGCTGCTCCACTTCTGGAGTTGGATCGAGATGAACGAAAGCTCGACGCCTTCTTGCAGCTGCACAAATCAGATTTACTCGTGGCGGATCTGCGCATCTTCTTGCCCTTTACCATTAATCTTGATCCCTACTTAAGAAAGGTCTTAAAGG AGGATCAGCAAACCATCGAGGACGAGGGCTCCCTAGTGATACAAGCAAGGCCCAGCGTTTCCAATACTATGCGTCAATTCCCAGCACCCACCACTTATGTGCCTTCGCCGCAGGCTTATCCACCCTACCAAATGTTCCAGAACGAGTATCCTGCCAATGAGTTACGCTCCAGGAATCTCAGCACGAGCACAGAGCCTGTCACCCCACTCATTAACTCACCTAGTGATTCGTTTGGT GATGATATCCTGCAAACCAAGCTGACCGATTTGACCGTTGAGGGAGTCATCAGCCTGCTGGATCGGATTGAGGACATGAAGCCAGCGTTGCCCAAACTAGCGCCGGTGCTCCGCGAGAATGCAATCAATGGACGTGTGCTGAAGCACTGCGATATGCCGGATCTGAAATCG GTTCTGGGCCTGAGCTTTGGCCACTGGGAGCTGTTCCGCCTGCTGATCACCACGTTGCGAGAATGCGAGCGATTGCCACGGAAGCAGCagcgtcagcagcagcaaccggGTGCGTTGGAGGCACCATCGACTGTCCCGATGATTAAGGATGTGACGGATGCCCTGATGCAGCCACCCAGAGAGTCCCTCTCGCGAAAGAACTCCGTCAGTCATATGGAGAAGCAG TCAAAAGTGCACGACTACGAGTATCTGCAG GTCACGCTGGAGGAGCAGATGATCTGCGGCACCTTGCAGACTCTGAATGAGGAGGCGTACGAGGATGTGGCCAGTAGCGAGCGACCGAGTCCCACAG AACTCGACACACCGACTGCCGGAGCAGCAATGACGACTCCATTGCTCGGTGCCTCCGGCTCTGTGCCAGCGCCGCCAGGTCGGGAATCTATTTTAAAGCAGCAGGGAAGCGTCAAAGCCGACAAGCGAGTATCGATTCAACAAACGGcgaccagcaacaacaacaacaataatagtACCAAGCTAACGCCAAATGTCGAGTATGTTTCCGAACGCCAGCCGGAAGTCCAAGGTGCCGGCAAGCGCTTGACAACCAAGCCGCCACCAG GACCTCGACCCGCCTCGCTGATCATCACCAGAAACGATTCCAACTCACAG
- the LOC6615349 gene encoding kinase D-interacting substrate of 220 kDa isoform X1, which translates to MPKDGHSRKPQKRASIAEETPVSDSTTPATTASPSSPSRTAGHSTIGALVSNLHHHDIQSLHQPLLESEERVIVAVNHRNPRQPHRSYGTERKPHSSLPRFVINIEEETDAAVAAAEGKGSPAPNQEHEEHSNQSPSRRFSHFNLALRRFSHSHAHNINRFGDSMGSLGHRALLQYIDNNDISGLRAILDSRHLTIDDRDENATTVLMVVAGRGLTAFVREFLARGADVQAEDLDNWTALLCASRNGHLDVVQLLLDHGAEVEHRDMGGWTSLMWAAYRGHTELVRLLLDKGADGNAHGNYHLGALLWAAGRGYKDIVELLVQRGAKVNVGDKYGTTALVWACRRGNVEIVDTLLKAGANVDTAGMYSWTPLLVAAAGGHTDCVSSILEKKPNVNALDKDGMTALCIASREGFQDIAASLIAAGAYINIQDRGADTPLIHAVKAGHRTVVEALLKKHADVDIQGKDRKTAIYTAVEKGHTPIVKLLLATNPDLESATKDGDTPLLRAVRNRNLEIVHLLLDRKAKVTASDKRGDTCLHIAMRARSKTIVEALLRNPKHSQLLYRANKAGETPYNIDSLHQKTILGQVFGARRLNTNEDSEGMLGYELYSSALADVLSEPTLTTPITVGLYAKWGSGKSFLLNKLRDEMNNFARQWAEPPIRTSGLPFIVCLHVALLIGTIVGLSTWSAVVGVSSAVGFLLLAYLLLAAVRYCNYQMDMQWAYSVQHGLEKRMTRLRLILQVAFCHPPGPQSDSQAKPVRFHFAEANSASPTGDGAVAHMLAALLDAIESHYGWLATRLYRAFRPKCLKVDVGWRWRRMCCIPIVLIFEFALVTVVTGISLTVAYFTFADEKDKEQLLVALYVIAAVMGTLICTHLHVLAKVFVSLFTSHIRVLKRAVRSSESAPLTMLGAEVAVMTDMVKCLDAFTNQQSRLVGVIDALDSCDTERILTLLNAVQTLLSSPNRPFVLLISVDPHVIAKAAEANSRRLFTEGGIGGHDFLRNLVHLPVYLQNSGLRKVQRAQMTALLFKRSGGGDYQTDDGPTLGHSVSARRLSNASEIISSQEKLRGPARGGGGKKLRLSESVASSTGSNLHRLGQNPQTVLDLSRIVLTDDYFSDVNPRSMRRLMNVIYITVRLLKAFQIEFSWYRLSSWINLTEQWPLRASMIVLHHDQFMDGNADESVSLQSVYEKLRPKLAYLREAAPLLELDRDERKLDAFLQLHKSDLLVADLRIFLPFTINLDPYLRKVLKEDQQTIEDEGSLVIQARPSVSNTMRQFPAPTTYVPSPQAYPPYQMFQNEYPANELRSRNLSTSTEPVTPLINSPSDSFGDDILQTKLTDLTVEGVISLLDRIEDMKPALPKLAPVLRENAINGRVLKHCDMPDLKSVLGLSFGHWELFRLLITTLRECERLPRKQQRQQQQPGALEAPSTVPMIKDVTDALMQPPRESLSRKNSVSHMEKQVTLEEQMICGTLQTLNEEAYEDVASSERPSPTELDTPTAGAAMTTPLLGASGSVPAPPGRESILKQQGSVKADKRVSIQQTATSNNNNNNSTKLTPNVEYVSERQPEVQGAGKRLTTKPPPGPRPASLIITRNDSNSQFQLLRSSSVDYDDVEAQDHRTTIRTTLLEQQEEEESAPFVFTVRK; encoded by the exons ATGCCGAAAGATGGTCACTCACGTAAGCCACAAAAGAGGGCGTCCATCGCAGAGGAAACTCCGGTCTCCGATTCCACAACTCCAGCCACAACAGCATCACCCAGCTCACCCAGCAGAACCGCTGGCCACTCCACCATCGGTGCTCTGGTCAGCAACCTGCACCACCATGACATTCAGTCCCTGCACCAACCACTGCTGGAGAGCGAGGAGCGGGTGATAGTCGCGGTTAACCACAGAAATCCCCGCCAGCCACATCGGAGTTATGGGACCGAGCGGAAGCCGCACAGTTCCCTGCCCCGTTTCGTGATCAACATCGAGGAGGAGACGGATGCAGCGGTTGCTGCGGCTGAGGGAAAGGGCAGTCCCGCTCCCAACCAGGAGCACGAGGAGCACTCCAACCAGAGTCCTTCCCGCCGTTTCAGTCACTTCAATCTGGCCCTGCGTCGCTTCTCCCACAGCCATGCCCAC AACATAAATCGCTTCGGAGACTCCATGGGTTCGCTGGGACATCGTGCCTTGTTGCAGTACATCGATAATAATGATATATCCGGTCTGCGCGCCATTTTGGACAGCCGACATCTTACCATCGACGATCGGGACGAG AATGCCACCACGGTGTTGATGGTAGTTGCTGGACGAGGCTTGACTGCCTTTGTTCGCGAGTTCCTGGCCCGTGGTGCCGATGTTCAAGCGGAGGATCTGGACAACTGGACGGCACTGCTGTGTGCCTCCCGCAACGGGCACTTAGATGTTGTCCAACTGCTGCTGGACCATGGCGCTGAAGTGGAGCATCGCGATATG GGTGGCTGGACCAGTTTGATGTGGGCGGCTTATCGCGGACACACGGAGCTGGTGCGCCTGCTGCTGGACAAGGGAGCCGATGGCAATGCCCATGGTAACTACCACCTGGGCGCCCTTTTGTGGGCGGCGGGCCGTGGCTACAAGGACATCGTGGAGCTGCTGGTGCAACGCGGCGCTAAAGTGAACGTGGGTGATAAGTACGGAACCACAGCCCTGGTGTGGGCATGCCGGCGCGGAAACGTGGAGATTGTGGATACTTTACTTAAGGCTGGAGCCAATGTGGACACCGCTGGCATGTATTCATGGACGCCACTGCTCGTTGCGGCCGCCGGAGGCCATACAGATTGCGTTAGTTCCATTCTCGAGAAGAAACCAAATGTAAATGCCTTGGACAAGGATGGAATGACTGCCCTGTGCATAGCGAGTCGAGAGGGTTTCCAGGATATTGCCGCCTCCCTTATTGCGGCTGGTGCCTACATAAATATCCAAGATCGCGGAGCAGATACACCGCTCATCCATGCCGTTAAAGCAGGACATCGAACTGTGGTGGAGGCTTTGCTCAAGAAACATGCCGATGTGGATATACAGGGAAAGGATCGCAAAACGGCCATTTACACCGCGGTGGAGAAAGGACATACGCCGATTGTTAAGCTCCTGTTGGCCACCAATCCCGACCTGGAATCCGCCACCAAGGATGGCGACACTCCGTTGCTGAGAGCTGTCAGAAATCGCAACTTGGAGATTGTGCACTTGTTGCTAGATCGAAAGGCCAAGGTGACCGCTAGCGATAAAAGGGGCGACACCTGCCTGCACATCGCAATGCGGGCGAGGAGCAAGACAATTGTGGAGGCCCTCCTGCGTAATCCCAAGCACAGTCAGCTTTTGTATAGAGCCAACAAAGCTGGGGAAACGCCCTACAACATTGACTCTCTACACCAGAAGACCATATTGGGTCAAGTGTTTGGCGCCAGACGCCTGAACACCAACGAGGACTCCGAGGGAATGCTGGGCTACGAACTGTACTCCTCGGCCTTGGCGGATGTGCTCAGTGAGCCGACATTAACCACTCCCATTACCGTTGGACTCTACGCCAAATGGGGCAGTGGAAAGAGTTTCCTGCTAAATAAGCTGCGCGACGAGATGAACAACTTTGCGCGCCAGTGGGCGGAACCACCGATTCGAACCAGTGGACTGCCCTTCATCGTCTGTCTTCATGTGGCATTGCTCATTGGAACTATTGTAGGACTGAGCACCTGGTCAGCGGTTGTGGGCGTGTCGTCGGCCGTCGGCTTCTTGCTGCTCGCCTATCTGCTCCTGGCAGCTGTTAGATACTGCAATTACCAGATGGACATGCAGTGGGCCTACTCTGTGCAACACGGTCTGGAGAAGAGAATGACGAGATTGCGCTTGATACTTCAGGTGGCCTTTTGCCATCCCCCGGGACCCCAATCGGATTCACAGGCAAAGCCCGTTCGATTTCACTTTGCGGAGGCCAACAGCGCTTCGCCCACAGGTGATGGAGCAGTGGCTCATATGCTGGCCGCTCTCTTAGATGCTATAGAATCTCACTACGGATGGCTGGCCACGCGATTGTACAGAGCCTTCCGTCCAAAGTGCTTGAAAGTGGATGTTGGCTGGCGTTGGCGACGCATGTGCTGCATACCAATCGTTTTGATCTTTGAATTTGCTCTTGTCACCGTGGTTACTGGCATCTCTCTTACCGTGGCATACTTCACGTTTGCCGATGAGAAAGATAAGGAACAGCTATTGGTGGCTCTCTATGTAATTGCTGCCGTGATGGGCACGCTGATCTGTACGCATCTCCATGTCCTGGCCAAGGTGTTTGTATCCCTGTTCACCTCCCACATCCGAGTACTAAAAAGGGCAGTTCGGTCCAGTGAGTCGGCTCCATTGACTATGCTGGGTGCCGAGGTGGCCGTGATGACGGACATGGTCAAGTGCCTCGATGCATTCACCAATCAGCAGAGCCGCTTAGTTGGTGTGATCGATGCCTTGGATTCCTGCGATACGGAGAGGATTCTCACTCTTCTGAATGCGGTGCAAACGCTTCTATCTTCACCTAACCGACCATTTGTTTTGCTCATTTCTGTGGATCCCCATGTCATAGCCAAAGCAGCGGAGGCTAATAGTCGACGACTCTTCACGGAGGGCGGAATCGGAGGACATGACTTCCTGAGAAACTTGGTGCATCTGCCTGTTTATCTGCAAAACTCCGGACTGAGAAAGGTGCAACGAGCCCAGATGACAGCACTGCTCTTCAAGAGAAGTGGCGGAGGAGATTACCAGACAGACGATGGACCCACATTGGGTCACTCTGTATCCGCTCGCCGACTGTCCAACGCCTCTGAGATAATCTCCAGTCAGGAGAAGCTGCGCGGACCCGCCAGAGGTGGTGGTGGAAAGAAGCTGCGTCTCTCCGAATCCGTAGCCAGTTCTACTGGTTCCAATCTCCATCGCCTGGGTCAGAATCCCCAGACCGTGCTCGATCTATCGCGCATTGTGCTCACGGATGATTACTTCAGCGATGTGAATCCACGAAGTATGCGTCGCCTGATGAACGTGATCTACATCACGGTGCGCTTGCTCAAGGCCTTCCAAATTGAGTTTAGCTGGTATCGCCTGAGTTCCTGGATCAATCTGACTGAGCAGTGGCCCTTGAGAGCAAGTATGATAGTGCTGCATCACGATCAGTTCATGGACGGCAATGCAGATGAGAGTGTATCGCTGCAAAGTGTTTACGAGAA ATTGCGACCCAAACTCGCTTACTTGCGAGAAGCTGCTCCACTTCTGGAGTTGGATCGAGATGAACGAAAGCTCGACGCCTTCTTGCAGCTGCACAAATCAGATTTACTCGTGGCGGATCTGCGCATCTTCTTGCCCTTTACCATTAATCTTGATCCCTACTTAAGAAAGGTCTTAAAGG AGGATCAGCAAACCATCGAGGACGAGGGCTCCCTAGTGATACAAGCAAGGCCCAGCGTTTCCAATACTATGCGTCAATTCCCAGCACCCACCACTTATGTGCCTTCGCCGCAGGCTTATCCACCCTACCAAATGTTCCAGAACGAGTATCCTGCCAATGAGTTACGCTCCAGGAATCTCAGCACGAGCACAGAGCCTGTCACCCCACTCATTAACTCACCTAGTGATTCGTTTGGT GATGATATCCTGCAAACCAAGCTGACCGATTTGACCGTTGAGGGAGTCATCAGCCTGCTGGATCGGATTGAGGACATGAAGCCAGCGTTGCCCAAACTAGCGCCGGTGCTCCGCGAGAATGCAATCAATGGACGTGTGCTGAAGCACTGCGATATGCCGGATCTGAAATCG GTTCTGGGCCTGAGCTTTGGCCACTGGGAGCTGTTCCGCCTGCTGATCACCACGTTGCGAGAATGCGAGCGATTGCCACGGAAGCAGCagcgtcagcagcagcaaccggGTGCGTTGGAGGCACCATCGACTGTCCCGATGATTAAGGATGTGACGGATGCCCTGATGCAGCCACCCAGAGAGTCCCTCTCGCGAAAGAACTCCGTCAGTCATATGGAGAAGCAG GTCACGCTGGAGGAGCAGATGATCTGCGGCACCTTGCAGACTCTGAATGAGGAGGCGTACGAGGATGTGGCCAGTAGCGAGCGACCGAGTCCCACAG AACTCGACACACCGACTGCCGGAGCAGCAATGACGACTCCATTGCTCGGTGCCTCCGGCTCTGTGCCAGCGCCGCCAGGTCGGGAATCTATTTTAAAGCAGCAGGGAAGCGTCAAAGCCGACAAGCGAGTATCGATTCAACAAACGGcgaccagcaacaacaacaacaataatagtACCAAGCTAACGCCAAATGTCGAGTATGTTTCCGAACGCCAGCCGGAAGTCCAAGGTGCCGGCAAGCGCTTGACAACCAAGCCGCCACCAG GACCTCGACCCGCCTCGCTGATCATCACCAGAAACGATTCCAACTCACAG